From a region of the Geothrix sp. 21YS21S-2 genome:
- a CDS encoding XdhC family protein, with protein sequence MSLEIVRALASAGEPRVLCTVLKVKGSAPRHAGSMLLAGPGGLVMGSVGGGRGESLVLAACRENLGGAAPLILEIDMQGMEAEGPAMVCGGTSRILVEPLADAAPYRAALALLERGERIVLVKRLATGEAGVLDSAGAWAHGRVEGADPAMAAHALASGHPVLAEAEGLFFDPVLPREKLLILGGGHVGRALAALAPGLGFRVTVGDDRPEYVEPERFPAGTATLCGAFASIVERYAFDPSTYVVIVTRGHLCDLECVRAVLGRTYRYAGFMGSSRKTRLVLAQVASEGFDARKVEALCAPIGLEIGAETPEELAVAIAGELIAVRRDAAWIQARIPARKARRGTP encoded by the coding sequence ATGAGCCTCGAGATCGTCAGGGCCCTCGCTTCGGCGGGAGAACCGCGCGTCCTCTGCACCGTCCTCAAGGTGAAGGGCTCCGCCCCGCGGCACGCGGGCTCCATGCTCCTGGCCGGGCCCGGGGGCCTGGTGATGGGGTCCGTGGGCGGCGGGCGCGGCGAGTCCCTGGTCCTGGCGGCCTGCCGGGAGAACCTGGGAGGCGCGGCCCCGCTCATCCTCGAGATCGACATGCAGGGCATGGAGGCCGAGGGGCCCGCCATGGTCTGCGGGGGCACCAGCCGGATCCTCGTGGAGCCCCTGGCCGACGCGGCGCCCTACCGGGCCGCCCTCGCGCTGCTCGAGCGCGGGGAGCGGATCGTCCTGGTCAAGCGCCTCGCCACGGGCGAGGCGGGTGTCCTGGATTCCGCGGGCGCCTGGGCCCACGGCCGGGTGGAGGGCGCCGACCCCGCCATGGCCGCCCACGCCCTGGCCTCCGGGCACCCGGTGCTGGCCGAGGCCGAAGGCCTCTTCTTCGATCCCGTCCTTCCCCGGGAGAAGCTCCTCATCCTGGGCGGGGGCCACGTGGGCCGCGCCCTGGCGGCCCTGGCGCCGGGGCTGGGCTTTAGGGTGACCGTGGGCGACGACCGTCCGGAGTATGTGGAGCCGGAGCGGTTCCCCGCGGGCACGGCCACCCTCTGCGGCGCCTTCGCCTCCATCGTGGAGCGCTATGCCTTCGACCCCTCCACCTACGTGGTGATCGTCACCCGGGGCCACCTCTGCGACCTGGAGTGCGTGCGCGCGGTGCTGGGCCGGACCTACCGCTACGCCGGCTTCATGGGCAGCTCCCGCAAGACCCGGCTCGTGCTGGCCCAGGTCGCCTCGGAGGGCTTCGACGCCCGCAAGGTGGAGGCCCTGTGCGCCCCCATCGGCCTGGAGATCGGGGCCGAGACCCCGGAGGAGCTGGCCGTCGCCATCGCCGGGGAACTCATCGCGGTGCGCC
- the xdh gene encoding selenium-dependent xanthine dehydrogenase, with product MSTLQVNGREIVTSKDMNLLEFLREELNITSVKNGCSEGACGSCMVLIDGKASRACLFKMDKLDGKKVVTVEGLSPREKEVLGWSYADAGAVQCGFCMPGMLISTKGLLDVNPDPKPEEVTKALAQNMCRCTGYVKIEKAVLNAAKMLREGTAVPADSDMALAVGERICRTDARDKALGTGLYVDDMRRPGMLHGAVLRPPKARVLVKGIDATEALAMPGVKAVLTAADVPGERHQGHIIHDWPAMIAVGEATRYVGDAIALVAAETRAQAKAAVAMIKLDYEELKPLTDPRRALDEDAPRLHPKGNLLAKTVLRRGDPDKAIAEAAHLIVKTFNTPETEHAFMEPESALAVPEADGTLTVYTGTQSIYDDHKGIIGVLGVGPEQVKVISAYVGGGFGGKEDLIVQHHAALLANHLKVPVKVTLGRQESLKVHPKRHAFEMEYTVAADAQGRITAVKAHLLEDTGAYASLGGPVLQRACTHAAGPYKIPNVDIVGTGVYTNNPPGGAFRGFGVTQSCFAMESCITLLAKEVGLTPWQIRWLNAVEPGDVLPNGQIVDAGTALKETLLAVKDLCEQRPDAGIACAMKNAGIGVGLSDVGRVRIRVQDGQAVIYTSAACIGQGLASVLMQFVANASGLSWGQIRVATPDTSNSPNGGTTTASRQTVFNGEAARLAAQDLKLDLEGHTLEQLEGREYYREYNGVTDPFASDKPNPVSHVAYSYATQVVLLDAAGRLEKVVAAHDIGKAINPTQVEGQIEGGVVMGLGYALTEDFPLKDGEVMAKYGTLGLFKAANVPPIQSIIVEKNPDPLAYGAKGLGEITTIPTAPAVAGAYFHRDGVFRVDLPLAGTPYTRKKG from the coding sequence ATGTCCACGCTCCAGGTAAACGGCCGGGAAATCGTCACGTCGAAGGACATGAACCTCCTGGAGTTCCTCCGGGAGGAACTGAACATCACCTCCGTGAAGAACGGCTGCTCGGAAGGCGCCTGCGGATCCTGCATGGTCCTCATCGACGGCAAGGCCTCCCGGGCCTGCCTGTTCAAGATGGACAAGCTGGACGGCAAGAAGGTCGTCACCGTGGAGGGCCTGAGCCCCCGCGAGAAGGAGGTCCTGGGCTGGTCCTACGCCGACGCCGGCGCCGTGCAGTGCGGCTTCTGCATGCCCGGCATGCTCATCAGCACCAAGGGCCTGCTGGACGTGAACCCCGATCCGAAGCCCGAGGAGGTCACCAAGGCCCTGGCCCAGAACATGTGCCGGTGCACCGGCTACGTGAAGATCGAGAAGGCCGTGCTCAACGCCGCGAAGATGCTGCGCGAAGGCACCGCCGTCCCCGCCGATTCCGACATGGCCCTGGCCGTGGGCGAGCGCATCTGCCGCACCGACGCCCGGGACAAGGCCCTGGGCACCGGGCTCTACGTGGACGACATGAGGCGCCCGGGCATGCTGCACGGCGCCGTGCTGCGTCCCCCCAAGGCCCGGGTGCTCGTCAAGGGCATCGACGCCACCGAAGCCCTGGCCATGCCGGGCGTCAAGGCGGTCCTCACCGCCGCGGACGTGCCCGGGGAGCGCCACCAGGGCCACATCATCCACGACTGGCCCGCCATGATCGCCGTGGGCGAGGCGACCCGCTACGTGGGCGACGCCATCGCCCTGGTGGCCGCCGAGACCCGGGCCCAGGCCAAGGCCGCCGTGGCCATGATCAAGCTGGACTACGAGGAGCTCAAGCCCCTCACGGACCCCCGGCGCGCCCTGGACGAGGACGCCCCCAGGCTCCACCCCAAGGGCAACCTCCTGGCCAAGACCGTCCTGCGCCGCGGCGATCCGGACAAGGCCATCGCCGAGGCCGCCCACCTCATCGTCAAGACCTTCAACACGCCGGAGACCGAGCACGCCTTCATGGAGCCCGAGAGCGCCCTGGCGGTGCCCGAGGCCGACGGCACCCTCACGGTCTACACCGGCACCCAGAGCATCTACGACGACCACAAGGGCATCATCGGCGTCCTGGGCGTGGGCCCGGAGCAGGTCAAGGTCATCAGCGCCTACGTGGGCGGCGGCTTCGGCGGCAAGGAGGACCTCATCGTCCAGCACCACGCCGCGCTCCTGGCCAACCACCTGAAGGTCCCGGTGAAGGTCACCCTGGGCCGGCAGGAGAGCCTGAAGGTGCACCCCAAGCGCCACGCCTTCGAGATGGAGTACACCGTGGCCGCCGACGCCCAGGGCCGCATCACGGCCGTGAAGGCGCACCTCCTGGAGGACACCGGCGCCTACGCGAGCCTGGGCGGGCCGGTGCTGCAGCGGGCCTGCACCCACGCCGCGGGGCCCTACAAGATCCCCAACGTGGACATCGTGGGCACGGGCGTCTACACCAACAACCCCCCGGGAGGGGCCTTCCGGGGCTTCGGCGTCACCCAGTCCTGCTTCGCCATGGAGTCCTGCATCACGCTGCTGGCCAAGGAAGTCGGGCTCACCCCCTGGCAGATCCGCTGGCTCAACGCCGTGGAGCCCGGGGACGTGCTCCCCAACGGCCAGATCGTGGACGCGGGCACCGCGCTCAAGGAGACGCTCCTGGCCGTCAAGGATCTCTGCGAGCAGCGCCCCGACGCCGGCATCGCCTGCGCCATGAAGAACGCCGGCATCGGCGTGGGGCTGTCGGACGTGGGCCGGGTGCGCATCCGCGTGCAAGACGGCCAGGCCGTCATCTACACCAGCGCCGCGTGCATCGGCCAGGGCCTCGCCTCGGTGCTCATGCAGTTCGTGGCCAACGCCTCGGGGCTCTCCTGGGGCCAGATCCGGGTGGCCACCCCCGACACCTCGAACTCCCCCAACGGCGGCACCACCACCGCCAGCCGCCAGACCGTCTTCAACGGCGAGGCCGCGCGCCTCGCCGCCCAGGACCTGAAGCTGGACCTGGAAGGCCACACCCTCGAACAGCTGGAAGGCCGGGAATACTACCGCGAGTACAACGGCGTCACCGATCCCTTCGCCTCGGACAAGCCCAATCCCGTCAGCCACGTCGCCTACTCCTACGCCACCCAGGTGGTGCTCCTGGACGCGGCCGGCCGGCTCGAGAAGGTCGTGGCGGCCCACGACATCGGCAAGGCCATCAACCCCACCCAGGTGGAAGGCCAGATCGAAGGGGGCGTCGTCATGGGCCTGGGCTACGCCCTGACCGAGGACTTCCCGCTCAAGGACGGCGAGGTGATGGCCAAGTACGGCACCCTGGGCCTGTTCAAGGCCGCCAACGTGCCGCCCATCCAGTCCATCATCGTGGAGAAGAACCCGGATCCCCTGGCCTACGGCGCCAAGGGCCTGGGCGAGATCACCACCATCCCCACCGCGCCGGCCGTGGCCGGGGCCTACTTCCACCGGGACGGCGTGTTCCGGGTGGACCTGCCCCTGGCGGGCACGCCCTACACCCGGAAGAAGGGATGA
- a CDS encoding ABC transporter permease, producing MSHDLVYNILSLGVPFSVALLLASLGEMFNQRAGVFNLGCEGIMCMGAFLGFLPAFYLKTGPLAPYGIVIGFAVAAAAGVVLGLLFALVTVTFRAEQGIAGIGLQMLGWGVAGTLFRHFVGGVTGVEGLAAWAIPGLSRIPFLGGILFNHNPMVYIAFLMVPASWYLLFKTPWGLKVRAAGTEPRAADSMGINVNRVRYQALMVGGAMAGLGGAYLSLCQAKMFADDLVAGRGFIAVALVYFGRWSPLGVLGGALLFSLAQSLQLAIQVAGIKFPYEFAVMLPYVLVILVLSLARKARMRGPTHLGVPFNREMRY from the coding sequence ATGAGCCACGACCTCGTCTACAACATCCTGTCGCTGGGCGTGCCCTTCTCCGTGGCGCTGCTGCTGGCCTCCCTGGGCGAGATGTTCAACCAGCGCGCCGGGGTCTTCAACCTGGGCTGCGAGGGCATCATGTGCATGGGCGCCTTCCTGGGCTTCCTTCCGGCCTTCTACCTCAAGACCGGCCCCCTGGCCCCCTACGGCATCGTCATCGGCTTCGCGGTCGCGGCGGCGGCCGGGGTCGTCCTGGGCCTCCTCTTCGCCCTGGTCACGGTGACCTTCCGGGCCGAGCAGGGCATCGCGGGCATCGGCCTGCAGATGCTGGGCTGGGGCGTGGCCGGCACCCTCTTCCGGCACTTCGTCGGCGGAGTGACCGGCGTGGAGGGCCTGGCGGCCTGGGCCATCCCCGGCCTCTCCCGCATCCCCTTCCTCGGGGGCATCCTCTTCAACCACAACCCCATGGTCTACATCGCCTTCCTCATGGTCCCGGCCAGCTGGTACCTCCTCTTCAAGACCCCCTGGGGCCTGAAGGTGCGGGCCGCGGGCACCGAGCCCCGGGCGGCGGACAGCATGGGCATCAACGTGAACCGGGTGCGGTACCAGGCGCTCATGGTGGGCGGGGCCATGGCCGGCCTGGGCGGCGCCTACCTCTCCCTCTGCCAGGCCAAGATGTTTGCGGACGACCTGGTGGCGGGGCGAGGATTCATCGCCGTGGCCCTGGTGTACTTCGGGCGCTGGAGCCCCCTGGGCGTCCTGGGCGGCGCGCTGCTCTTCAGCCTGGCCCAGTCGCTGCAGCTCGCCATCCAGGTGGCCGGCATCAAGTTCCCCTACGAATTCGCCGTGATGCTCCCCTACGTCCTGGTCATCCTGGTGCTCTCCCTGGCCCGCAAGGCCCGCATGCGGGGTCCCACGCACCTGGGCGTCCCCTTCAACCGCGAAATGAGGTATTGA